In Rhodoligotrophos defluvii, a genomic segment contains:
- a CDS encoding DUF6789 family protein translates to MDMSDLWIGMAAGLAATVVLSALMLMKEAMKIMPQMDLIGMISGMMKMNRAMGWVVHFIVGTVLYGGAYALVFARLWPDVHWLNGIALGIFGWLLASVALMPMADKGVFGVKMGGMAPVMSFVMHVLFGALLGWVYGMLSA, encoded by the coding sequence ATGGACATGAGCGATCTCTGGATCGGAATGGCAGCCGGCCTTGCCGCCACGGTGGTGCTTTCGGCCCTCATGCTGATGAAGGAAGCCATGAAGATCATGCCGCAGATGGACCTGATCGGCATGATTTCCGGGATGATGAAGATGAATCGCGCCATGGGATGGGTGGTCCACTTCATCGTCGGCACGGTGCTCTATGGCGGAGCCTATGCGTTGGTGTTCGCGCGGCTCTGGCCGGACGTTCATTGGCTCAATGGGATAGCGCTCGGCATCTTCGGCTGGCTGCTCGCCAGTGTCGCTCTGATGCCGATGGCGGACAAGGGCGTCTTCGGCGTGAAGATGGGCGGCATGGCGCCTGTGATGAGCTTCGTCATGCACGTCCTGTTCGGCGCTCTTCTAGGCTGGGTCTACGGCATGCTGAGCGCATGA